The DNA segment ATGTGGCTAGTAGACTGACCAGCTCCTCCCACTTGCCTGAGTAGGAGTTGCGCAAAATCCCTTTCATGAGTGGTTCCCAAATCTGCGTGGAAAACgagcactcaaagaagagatgatttCGAGTCTCTGAAGCCCTTTTGCATAGAACACAAGTGGTGTCTACCCCTTGACTCCATACAGCAACCCGGTCCATTGTAGCTAATCTGCCTCTGATGGCCAGCCAGGCCATAAACGCAAACTTCGGCGTGGCTTGAGAGAACCATATACTACCACCCCAGTCACACTGAGCAGCACTTACTCTTGTCATCCTCCATGTTTCTTGAGTTGAAAATCTCGGTTTGTAGCCAGAGTTCTATCTCCACATGTCAACATCATTTGCACCAACTCCCTCCACTTCTTGATTTGCTGCGATATGACTCAGCTCCATATCTATCTGTTTTAGAATCTCTCTTCTATGCCTTGTCCTCCTCCGCTGCAAGGCTTCCGCTACTGTGGCTTCTCTCCTGATACCCATTGCAATAAATCCTCTTTCCCCTAGCATCTCCGACATAACACCCAAGCTGGACCATTTATCGTACCAGAAAGAAGTGTGGCGACCATTGCCAACAGCTTTCATGTGAAAAGTCCTTGCCACTTCTCTCAGCTTTAGCAATTTTTTCCAAATCCAAGAACCCGCTTGTGTCTTAACACTGACTTTCCAGAAACTATTCTTACGCAGAAGATTTGATCTGATCCATTTACTCCAAAGGGAATCCCCGACAACCAATCTCCATATTAGCTTCAACCCCTGAACCTTATTTACTTCCTTCAATGCTCTGATGCCTAATCCTCCTTCTTTTACCGGCTTACAAATATCATGCCACGCCACCTTTGCACCTGTAGTCTTAAGGTCTGGACCTGACCAAAGAAACGCTGAGCAGAGCTGTTCTATCTCCTTGGTACATTGGCTTGGCAATCTAAATGCAGCAGcccaaaaatttataatactcaTCAAGACAGACTTTATTAGCTGTAATCTACCGGCATAGGAGAGGAACCGGCTGGTCCAGGAACAGATGCGAGTTCGGATCCTTTCTTGCAGCGGTAAGAAGTCTTGTCTTCTCATAGCTTGAGTCATCAGAGGTAAACCCAAGTAGCGCACTGGGAGATCTCCTACCTCAAGAGGGAAATTCCTAAGAATCTTCCCGTTTTCCACTTCAGTTATGCCAGCCATATAGATAGTTGACTTCTCTAAACTTATAGAGAGGCCCGACCAA comes from the Brassica napus cultivar Da-Ae chromosome A7, Da-Ae, whole genome shotgun sequence genome and includes:
- the LOC106428693 gene encoding uncharacterized protein LOC106428693: MTRVSAAQCDWGGSIWFSQATPKFAFMAWLAIRGRLATMDRVAVWSQGVDTTCVLCKRASETRNHLFFECSFSTQIWEPLMKGILRNSYSGKWEELVSLLATSPMEKKKQFCFRYTLQATAYMLWRERNRRRHGEQPMLATVLTKHIEKAIRNKLSLVQSKGIGGLEVSLQYWLGTKM